A part of Tardiphaga sp. vice304 genomic DNA contains:
- a CDS encoding efflux RND transporter periplasmic adaptor subunit: protein MKKSTSIALILVVGAAAAAAYLTRASWSGGNTSAKAPPRVRVVAVDLAKAERKPVPVDVDSIGMVTPISSVALKSRVETTILAVHFEDGARVKEGDLLFTLDSRQIDAQIEQAEGTLMKDRAQLAGAERDVRRFSDLIGKGATTQVNVDNAKTASDILAGTIQADQSALDNLKVQKSFTQIRAPFAGRISQANVKVGNFVRPADTTPLAIINQMAPVYVSFAVPQRVLADLREAMAAGSTKVIATIPQSGRSEDGKVAMVENTVDSTTGMVTVRGIMNNPSETLWPGILVQTKLIVRSEDGVVVPTVAVQRSQTGNFVFTVKDNIAHVQPVTVDRTAQGMSVISSGLTGTEDVVVDGQLLLTEGTRVEARARKAGA from the coding sequence ATGAAAAAAAGTACATCGATCGCCTTGATCCTGGTTGTCGGCGCCGCGGCGGCCGCAGCCTATCTGACACGCGCGTCGTGGAGCGGCGGCAATACCAGCGCCAAGGCGCCGCCCCGCGTTCGCGTCGTCGCCGTCGACCTTGCCAAGGCCGAGCGCAAGCCGGTCCCGGTCGATGTCGATTCGATCGGCATGGTAACGCCGATCTCCAGCGTCGCATTGAAATCCCGGGTCGAGACCACCATCCTCGCCGTGCACTTCGAAGACGGCGCCAGGGTGAAGGAGGGCGACCTCCTGTTCACCCTCGACTCGCGCCAGATCGACGCCCAGATCGAGCAGGCCGAGGGCACCCTGATGAAGGACCGCGCCCAGCTCGCCGGCGCCGAGCGCGACGTCCGGCGCTTCAGCGACCTGATCGGCAAGGGCGCCACCACCCAGGTCAATGTCGACAATGCCAAGACCGCGTCCGACATCCTTGCCGGTACCATCCAGGCCGACCAGTCGGCGCTGGACAATCTCAAGGTGCAGAAGAGCTTCACCCAGATCCGCGCGCCGTTTGCCGGCCGCATCAGCCAGGCCAACGTCAAGGTCGGCAATTTCGTGCGCCCGGCCGATACCACGCCGCTGGCGATCATCAACCAGATGGCGCCGGTCTACGTCTCCTTTGCGGTGCCGCAGCGCGTGCTCGCGGATCTCCGCGAGGCGATGGCGGCGGGCTCGACCAAGGTGATCGCGACCATTCCGCAGAGCGGCCGGTCGGAAGACGGCAAGGTCGCGATGGTCGAGAACACCGTCGATTCGACCACCGGCATGGTTACCGTGCGCGGCATTATGAACAACCCGTCGGAGACGCTGTGGCCGGGCATCCTGGTGCAGACCAAGCTGATCGTGCGCAGCGAGGATGGCGTGGTGGTGCCGACCGTCGCCGTGCAGCGCAGCCAGACCGGCAATTTCGTGTTCACCGTGAAGGACAATATCGCCCATGTGCAGCCGGTCACGGTCGATCGCACCGCGCAGGGCATGTCGGTCATCAGCTCCGGCCTGACGGGCACGGAGGATGTGGTGGTCGACGGCCAGTTGCTGCTGACCGAGGGCACAAGGGTCGAGGCGCGCGCCCGCAAGGCCGGGGCCTGA
- a CDS encoding efflux RND transporter permease subunit: MTLSELSIRRPVMTTLLTATIIAFGIFGFRLLPVSALPKVDFPTIAVTATLPGASADTMAASVAGVIERQLSTIAGISSMSSSSSQGTTGITIQFDLNRNIDAAALDVQTALTIAQRRLPIEMTIPPSFRKVNPGDFPVLFVALSSSTLPLSAVNEFGDITIGQALSQITGVAQVVIYGSQKFAIRVQADPEAAAARGLSLEDIRTAVSRANSSTPVGTLNGPKQDISLQASGQMNKASDYDQIVVAWRNGSPVKLNEVAKIYDAVENDKVATWLNGKRAIVLAIQKQPDANTVAVVDGVRAKLPSLQAQLPPSIEVSVMMDRSVSVREAVADVEETLLIAVVLVIIVIFLFLRSASATFIPALAVPISLFGTCAVMYMLDYSINNMTLLALTLSVGFVVDDAIVMLENIVRHIEHGMKPFDAALKGAREIGFTIISITFSLIAVFIPVLLMGGIVGRVFREFAVTVAVAIIVSGFVSLTLTPMLCARVLKAHDPHKKENIVLRLFERMFAAWLRGYEWALDHVLAHKFLMLMLTIATLGGTVYLYMIVPKGFFPQEDTGFLTGITEAATDTSFEAMTTRQMALAELLKSDPAVDYINSTVGSGGPNPTANYGRLFIALKPQKQREPAPVVIARLRQKATAIPGLQAFFQSIQNLSVGGRPSKSQYQYVLQGSDTETLYRVSPEMRDQIAKVPGLLDVTTDLYIKNPQMTVDIDREKAAVYGITVDQVRNQLYNAFGARQVGTIYMPTNDYQIILEAQPQFRIDPSDISRLYMKTGNNQTIPLSAVARLVPTVGPLQINHQGQQPAVTISFNLQPGYSLGYAVDQITRIEADSKLPVTIATGFSGTAQVFQDSLRGQGVLILAAVFAAFVILGILYESFIHPITIISGLPSAGIGAILTLMLFKMEMSVIAMIGIVMLVGIVKKNAIMMVDFALERRRVGLSAEHAIREAALLRFRPIMMTTFAAIFGTLPIALGAGAGAELRQPLGIAVVGGLCVSQILTLFITPVIYIYLDRIDRKLKRRLNPQEHEAFDEERPRAVAAE, translated from the coding sequence ATGACGCTTTCCGAACTCAGCATCCGCCGCCCGGTGATGACCACGCTGCTCACCGCGACGATCATCGCGTTCGGTATTTTCGGATTCCGGCTGCTGCCGGTGTCGGCGCTGCCGAAGGTGGATTTTCCGACCATCGCCGTGACCGCCACACTGCCCGGCGCCAGCGCCGACACCATGGCGGCGTCGGTCGCGGGCGTCATCGAGCGCCAGCTCTCGACCATCGCCGGCATTTCCTCGATGTCGTCGAGCTCGTCGCAGGGCACCACCGGGATCACGATCCAGTTCGACCTCAACCGCAACATCGATGCCGCCGCCCTGGACGTGCAGACCGCACTGACCATCGCGCAGCGCCGGCTGCCGATAGAGATGACGATCCCGCCAAGCTTCCGCAAGGTGAACCCCGGCGACTTCCCGGTGCTGTTCGTCGCCTTGAGCTCATCGACGCTGCCGCTGTCGGCGGTCAATGAATTCGGCGACATCACCATCGGGCAGGCGCTGTCGCAGATCACGGGCGTCGCCCAGGTCGTGATCTACGGCTCGCAGAAATTCGCCATTCGCGTCCAGGCCGATCCGGAAGCCGCCGCGGCACGCGGCCTGTCGCTGGAGGACATCCGCACCGCGGTGTCGCGGGCCAATTCCTCGACCCCCGTCGGTACCCTGAACGGACCGAAGCAGGATATCTCGCTGCAGGCCTCCGGCCAGATGAACAAGGCGTCGGATTACGACCAGATCGTGGTGGCGTGGCGCAACGGCTCGCCGGTCAAGCTCAACGAGGTCGCCAAGATCTATGACGCGGTCGAGAACGACAAGGTCGCGACCTGGCTGAACGGCAAGCGCGCCATCGTGCTGGCGATCCAGAAGCAGCCCGACGCCAATACGGTCGCGGTGGTCGATGGCGTGCGCGCCAAGCTGCCGTCGCTGCAGGCGCAGCTACCGCCCTCGATCGAGGTCAGCGTGATGATGGACCGTTCGGTCTCGGTGCGCGAGGCCGTGGCCGACGTCGAGGAGACGCTGCTGATCGCCGTGGTGCTGGTGATCATCGTGATCTTCCTGTTCCTGCGCTCGGCCTCGGCGACCTTCATCCCGGCGCTTGCCGTGCCGATCTCGTTGTTCGGCACCTGCGCCGTGATGTACATGCTGGACTACTCCATCAACAACATGACGCTGCTGGCGCTGACGCTGTCGGTCGGCTTCGTGGTCGATGACGCCATCGTCATGCTGGAAAACATCGTCCGCCACATCGAACACGGCATGAAGCCGTTCGACGCCGCCTTGAAGGGCGCGCGCGAGATCGGCTTCACCATCATCTCGATCACCTTCTCGCTGATCGCGGTGTTCATCCCGGTGCTGCTGATGGGCGGCATCGTCGGCCGCGTGTTCCGCGAATTCGCGGTCACCGTGGCGGTCGCCATCATCGTCTCCGGCTTCGTGTCGCTGACGCTGACGCCGATGCTCTGCGCGCGCGTGCTGAAGGCGCATGATCCGCACAAGAAAGAAAACATCGTACTCCGGCTGTTCGAGCGGATGTTCGCCGCCTGGCTGCGCGGCTACGAATGGGCGCTCGACCACGTGCTGGCGCACAAGTTCCTGATGCTGATGCTGACCATCGCCACGCTTGGCGGCACCGTCTATCTCTACATGATCGTGCCGAAGGGCTTCTTCCCGCAGGAGGATACGGGCTTCCTGACGGGGATTACCGAGGCTGCCACCGACACCTCGTTCGAGGCGATGACGACCCGGCAAATGGCACTGGCCGAATTGCTGAAATCCGATCCGGCGGTCGACTACATCAATTCGACCGTCGGTTCCGGCGGCCCCAATCCGACCGCCAATTACGGCCGGCTGTTCATCGCGCTGAAGCCGCAGAAGCAGCGCGAGCCGGCGCCGGTGGTGATTGCCCGGCTGCGCCAGAAGGCCACTGCCATTCCCGGCCTGCAGGCGTTCTTCCAGAGTATCCAGAACCTCAGCGTCGGCGGCCGTCCGTCGAAGAGCCAGTATCAATATGTGCTGCAGGGCAGCGACACCGAGACGCTGTACCGCGTCTCGCCGGAGATGCGCGACCAGATCGCCAAGGTGCCGGGCCTGCTCGACGTCACCACCGACCTCTATATCAAGAACCCGCAGATGACGGTCGATATCGACCGCGAGAAGGCCGCGGTCTACGGCATCACCGTCGATCAGGTCCGCAACCAGCTCTACAACGCCTTCGGCGCACGGCAGGTCGGCACCATCTACATGCCGACCAACGACTACCAGATCATCCTGGAGGCGCAGCCGCAGTTCCGCATCGATCCCAGCGACATCTCCAGGCTCTACATGAAGACCGGCAACAACCAGACCATCCCGCTCAGCGCGGTGGCGCGGCTGGTGCCGACGGTGGGTCCGCTGCAGATCAACCATCAGGGCCAGCAGCCGGCAGTGACGATCTCGTTCAACCTGCAACCCGGCTATTCGCTGGGCTATGCGGTCGACCAGATCACCCGCATCGAGGCGGACTCCAAGCTGCCGGTGACGATCGCAACAGGATTCTCCGGCACCGCGCAGGTGTTCCAGGATTCCTTGCGCGGGCAGGGCGTCCTGATCCTCGCCGCGGTGTTTGCCGCCTTCGTCATCCTCGGCATTCTCTACGAGAGCTTCATTCACCCCATCACCATCATCTCCGGCCTGCCGTCGGCCGGCATCGGCGCGATCCTGACGCTGATGCTGTTCAAGATGGAAATGTCGGTGATCGCGATGATCGGCATCGTCATGCTGGTCGGCATCGTCAAGAAGAACGCCATCATGATGGTCGATTTCGCGCTGGAGCGCCGCCGCGTCGGGCTCTCCGCCGAGCATGCGATCCGCGAGGCCGCTTTGCTGCGTTTCCGCCCGATCATGATGACGACCTTTGCTGCGATCTTCGGCACGCTGCCGATCGCGCTCGGCGCGGGGGCCGGCGCCGAACTGCGCCAGCCGCTCGGCATCGCGGTGGTTGGCGGCCTCTGTGTCTCGCAGATCCTGACGCTGTTCATCACCCCGGTGATCTACATCTATCTCGACCGCATCGACCGCAAGCTGAAGCGCCGCCTGAATCCGCAGGAGCACGAGGCGTTCGACGAGGAGCGGCCGCGCGCCGTGGCGGCGGAGTGA
- the xth gene encoding exodeoxyribonuclease III — MRIATWNVNSVRQRLDHLLTWLRDCAPDIVCLQEIKCVDEAFPREAIEALGYNVITHGQKTFNGVALLSKYPLEEATPRLPGDDEDTHARFIEGVVSLKSGVVRVACLYLPNGNPVDTEKYPYKLKWMSRLQEFTRLRLKTEEPLILAGDFNVIPAPADVHNPAAWANDALFKPETRESFQSLLGLGMTDALRAVTDEPGQYTFWDYQAGAWQKNWGIRIDHLLLSPQASDKLVDVGIDKYVRAWEKPSDHVPVWIDLDLEAA, encoded by the coding sequence ATGCGGATCGCGACCTGGAACGTGAACTCCGTCCGTCAGCGGCTCGACCACCTGCTTACCTGGCTGCGCGACTGCGCGCCGGACATCGTGTGCCTGCAGGAGATCAAATGCGTCGATGAGGCCTTTCCGCGCGAGGCGATCGAGGCGCTCGGCTACAATGTCATCACCCATGGCCAGAAGACCTTCAATGGCGTGGCGCTGCTCTCGAAGTACCCGCTGGAGGAAGCCACGCCTCGCCTGCCCGGCGACGACGAGGACACCCATGCGCGCTTCATCGAAGGCGTGGTGTCGCTGAAATCCGGCGTGGTGCGCGTCGCCTGCCTTTACCTGCCGAACGGCAATCCGGTCGATACCGAGAAGTACCCCTACAAGCTGAAATGGATGTCCCGGCTGCAGGAATTCACCCGCCTGCGGCTGAAGACCGAGGAGCCGCTGATCCTGGCCGGCGACTTCAACGTGATCCCGGCCCCGGCCGACGTGCACAACCCTGCCGCCTGGGCCAATGACGCGCTGTTCAAGCCGGAGACGCGGGAGAGCTTCCAGTCCCTGCTCGGCCTCGGCATGACCGACGCGCTGCGCGCCGTCACCGACGAACCCGGCCAGTACACGTTCTGGGATTACCAGGCCGGCGCCTGGCAGAAGAACTGGGGCATCCGCATCGACCATTTGCTGCTGTCGCCACAGGCCAGCGACAAGCTCGTCGACGTCGGCATCGATAAATATGTCCGCGCCTGGGAAAAGCCGTCGGACCACGTGCCGGTGTGGATCGACCTGGATCTGGAGGCGGCGTGA
- a CDS encoding amidohydrolase family protein, giving the protein MQLPWASALVALTFLAAPVRAADEPIEIFDAHLHYNFEPTPTFQPDEVLALLKKHRVTGILATSRPNTGTHVLMGAKAEGKASDLQVVPFIRPYRVRPDIQTWFNDPVIFDLVQDEFKRGYYRGVGEFHLHGKSADTEMVRKTVDFAVAHDLYLHAHSDAEAIEILMRHNPRAQIIWAHTGFGLSADRVAAMLAKYPKLWGELSYRSGIVDGAGRLTTEWRALFEKYPDRFLLGSDTWVPERWSSYGDTMEGYRAWLAQLSPAIAKQIAHGNARAMFAER; this is encoded by the coding sequence ATGCAATTGCCCTGGGCCTCGGCTCTGGTTGCACTGACCTTTCTCGCCGCGCCGGTGCGCGCGGCCGACGAGCCGATCGAGATTTTCGACGCGCATCTGCACTATAATTTCGAGCCGACGCCGACCTTTCAGCCCGACGAGGTGCTGGCGCTGCTGAAGAAGCACCGCGTCACCGGCATTCTGGCCACCAGCCGTCCCAACACCGGCACCCATGTGCTGATGGGCGCCAAGGCCGAGGGCAAAGCCAGCGACCTGCAGGTGGTGCCCTTCATCCGGCCTTACCGCGTCCGGCCCGATATCCAGACCTGGTTCAACGATCCCGTGATCTTCGATCTGGTGCAGGACGAGTTCAAGCGCGGCTACTACCGCGGCGTCGGCGAATTCCATCTGCACGGCAAGTCCGCCGACACCGAGATGGTCAGGAAGACCGTCGATTTCGCCGTCGCGCATGATCTCTATCTGCACGCCCATTCCGATGCCGAGGCCATCGAGATCCTGATGCGGCACAATCCGCGGGCGCAGATCATCTGGGCGCATACCGGCTTCGGCCTGTCGGCGGATCGCGTCGCCGCGATGCTGGCGAAATATCCGAAGCTGTGGGGCGAGCTGTCCTATCGCAGCGGCATCGTCGACGGCGCGGGCCGGCTCACGACGGAATGGCGCGCTTTGTTCGAGAAATACCCCGACCGCTTCCTGCTCGGCTCCGACACCTGGGTGCCGGAACGCTGGTCGAGCTACGGCGACACCATGGAAGGCTACCGCGCCTGGCTGGCGCAGCTGTCGCCGGCGATCGCGAAGCAGATCGCCCATGGCAATGCGCGGGCGATGTTCGCGGAGAGATAG